Within the Metasolibacillus fluoroglycofenilyticus genome, the region AGATAATGTAAAAGCGCCTTATTTTGCACCAATACAGCCTACAGAGGATGATGTAAAGCAGCTTATTAAACAAATAGCAGATGTACAGCAGCGTACATTTACTTATGCGGAACCACGTTTAGATACGGAGATTGGCATTTTGCGTATTAATGCGCTGCATAAGCGAGTGAGCCCAGATGGTACAACACTAGCTGTACGTATTTCCAGACCACGATTAGCGATAGAATCGCTCGAAAGCTTAGTACCAAATAATGATGAAATTGTCGAGCAGTTATTTAAGGTGCTCATGTTAGCGGAGCTTAATATGGTGCTTGCTGGTCGCACTGGTGCAGGGAAAACAGAGTTTCAAAAGTTGCTGGTTGGCTACATGGATGAAAACGCAAGTATTTTCTTAGCAGAGGATACAAGGGATAGCCATATTAAAGCATTATATCCTGAACGTGATATTACAAGTGTTAAAACGATACCAGGCATTTATGAAATGTCTGACGCAGTGAAAGATGGGCTACGTAATGATCCGGATTATTTAATGCCTGCGGAAATACGAGGTGCAGAAGCAGCAGACGCATTAGATGCAGTCAAAACAGACCATGCCATACTTACAACCATTCATGCGCCAAGTGCGATGGATATTCCGCTTCGCATGAGTCCGATGATTCGACAAGCGCCTGCTTATGCAAGGGCGAGTGATTTGAGTATTGGAAATGAAATTGTCCGCTTCTTGCGCTTTGGTGCTTACTTGAGAGCAGAACGAAACGACGAGCAAAAAACAGTCCGTTATTTAAAAGAATTAGTTGAATTTGAAGATTATACTGAAAAAGGGGCTACAGGGCGTTACCTATATCAAGTAGTCAAAGTCCGTGATGTGAAAACAGGTCGCTATTATCAAGAGCAGCGTTTTGGGACTTTATCAGAGCGTACATGCGCTGAGCTAGAAGATAAAGAATTAATCCATCTTGTCCCAGCTGTATTATTACCTAAGAAATATAAACAAAAAGTAGGTGCAGTCGGATGAGGGCTTTGTTTAAAGAAGCACGGTTGCTGTTTTATGGCTGGGAATTAGCCCTCTATTTTCTTGTTTGGTTTCTTATCAATTATCAGCTCTATTATTATTTATCAAATGAACGGGCGCTAAGCCTTTTAGTAGGGTTAGGTGGAGCGTTCTTTTTCTTTTTCGTTTTCACGATTCAAAATCGGAAGCTAGAAACACATCAAAGGCATTTAGCAGAGCTGCTCAACTATGTAATCAATGTTGTTTTCTACTTGCAAACAGGCTACAACGAGTACCATGCCTTGAAAGCTACTAGAGAAACTGCACATCCTGATATACAGAAAAAAATAGACATGAGTATCGAGTCCTTAGAAAAGCACGCAGTGTTAGAAACAAAACAATATGAAGTATTTGACTTCCCAATGCTCAATCAATTCCATCAAAACTTAGCGATTCGATATGAATATGGCGGAGATGCGGAAGAGCTATTTGGCCAAATACAACATAACATGGTTTTTGAATTGAGAAAGCGAGATGAGCTTTATCGTAAACGTAAAGGTTTTGCGATGAATGTCTATGCACTACTTGGCATGGTGCTAACAATCCCAATCGTTTTAAAAACGATGGTCTTTCATTTATGGGATATCTTTTTAAGTACAGGCTTTGTAAGCCAAGCAATTTTATTAGTGACGTATGCTGGAATTTTGTGGACGTTGTATTTGTTACAGCAGAAGAATATGGATATTTCGGTGAGGTATTAAGAGAAAGAAAGGGACTCGCCGTTTTTGGTGAGTCTCTTTTATACACAAAAAAAGATAGGTGGAGTAGTCATGGATTTATCACTTAAGGATGTATTGTGTGTAATAGTAGTAAGTATTGTTGGAATAGGTATCTTTCTTTTTCATGCAATTATATTGAACGTATTAACTTTTAGATTCGCTTTAATTGTATATGCTCTCATAGCACTAATTGCGATAAACACTTTCGGATGGTTTTGGAATTTACCAAATATTTATCAAATTGTCTTGAGTATGTTTATTGTTTATACAGTAATTTTGATTGATGTTCTATATTGGTATAATCAACATAAAGATGAGTTTTAAGTTAAACCTTAAGTCTACTAAAAGCTATTTAAATTTTTTGAAGAGTGTTTTAAGTTTAGCGGTTTTATCAAACACTTGAGTAAGATATTCGATTTGTTCTTTTTCACTTTTTTCTTTTTGTTCTAGCTCTTTATAGCAAAATATAATCTGTTCAAATAGTTCCGTATCAATACGATCTTCTTCCCAATCTTCTTGAAAGCCTTTGAAATCTTTTTTTAGTGGACTAATACGAGAAACTTTTTTGTTGTTGATAAAGGTCGTTTCAGAAAAGCAATATAGACTATTTTTCTTAGTCATTTCATATACACTTTTTTTCTCTTTGTTACCACTATAAACAGCCAAGCTAAGGAGAATTAAGCAGGCTGAAACTAAGATTTGAATAACATGAATTGAGGCAAAGAAAAAACCAAATTCAGTAGTCAATGAAACATTAAATATTTGTGTGGCAAAGGTATTATAGTAATACATAAGCATCTTTTTGAATGAATACGCTGAAAATTGTAGAGCCTCAGGGTTTAAAAATATGAGATACATTAATTTTAGCCCCCAAGATAGGGTTATAATTTCAAAAAGGCTTGTTAAAATTAATTTAATACGTTCATTGCCGTCAAGGAGAGACTGCTTAGGTGTTGAAGAGAGAGTATCGTTCTTAAAAGCGATTAATATCTCAAAACTTCGTGTTAATGTTCTAGTTAGCAAAATAATAAGGAATAGAATTATCATATTAGAAATTTGTTGTTCATCATTGGAATTATATGCAAAATTATAAAAAACAATAAAAGGCATGATGAATGTATGGGATGAAGAGATTACTAAGTTAATATGATTTCTCTCTTTTATGATTTCGCCTCTTTTATGCATTTTTTCATATTTAGAATTGAAAATCTCATGCTTTTTTATTTTGTCAATGCGAGTAGAAAAGTCATCTTTATTTTTAATTTTAAAGATTTCTTCGAATGACAAATAAGAGATATATTCATTTGGAGCTTCCTTATGTTTGGAGGCTAGAAGGAATTCAAATGAAAGTAAAAATAAAATAAGCCGACTAATAACTCTTATATACAATAATATAGTATAAAGGACGAGAAATAGTCTTAAGTATATTGAAAAATTATATGTTATAGGACTAAAAATAAGAATTAAAAAAAATAATACAAATGTAATAAATATATTTCTATGTAACCATTTCTTCAAGAACCATTTATAAAAAGGATTATTATCTTTAGGTTTAAAGAACATACCTAGTACAAAAGGTGAAATAATAAAAAGTAGTACGAAATAATCAAATATTTGACTAGATGGGAACCAATTATTTAAGAAAATATACATAAAAGGAACAATGAAGAGTATACTAGTTAACCAATTTTTATCGAAATTTATAAAGAAACTCAAAATATTATAATATATTTTAAGAATAATATTACGTAATAATAAAAAATAATCTTTCAATATCAAGGAGATAACATAAATAAAAAGCACAGAAATACTCAATACAGATGAATAACCAATAAGGAAAATAAAAATATCACCAAAAAAATTTATAGCCTCACTTATTAGTTGATCAAAGTTAAGTAAAGTAGCAACTTTATTATCTAAAATCGAATAGAGAGATTTATCTTTTATTGCTCTAAAAACTATAAATACTACATTGTTATTATTGTTTGTTTTTACTAACAAAAACAATAAAATAGCTAAAATAATACTAGGAATTAAAAAGAATTTAAGATATCTCCAGTTAGCTTTGAAAAAGTTTATTATTTTTTTTTTGAAACAGTGCATAATTTTCCTTAATAGATTCATTTAATAACCTTCTTTAATATTAATAAATAATAAAGTATTTTATGATTCCTATAATTATACAACTTTCCTAATACAGGAATCAATAACAATTAGCAGGGACTCACCATTATTGGCGAGTCCTTTTCTGCATCCAAATTATTTTGAAAGGGGTGATGTAAACTCAACGTATAAAAAGTAAAAGGAGATGATAAAAAACAACAAAAAAACACACGAAAAAACCCTCAAAACTCATTATTTTAATTGAATATTGTAACAAAAATGGTATAATATTTATAAGGAGTAACTTCCTATTTAATAGTGATAAGTTACAGATGGACGATTTCATAATTTATACCAAGAGGGGGATTTTAATATGCGTAAAAATTTATTTGTTGCTGCTTTAGCAGCATCCATTGCCTTACCAGCTATTGTTGTGCCTGTAGAAGTAGAAGCAGCGACTTACAGTAAAACATTTAAAGATGTATCACAGAACAGTCCTTACTACGACAGCATTCACACAATGACTGAAAAGGGAATTATCAGTGGCTATGAGGATGGTACTTTCAAGCCAAACGAAACGTTAACTCGTAAACATGCAGCTGCATTATTAAACAGAGCTGTATCTGTAAAAGCATCAAAAAATGTTGGTGCTCCAAAAGATTTACCAAAAACAAATGCCTACTATAACGACCTCATGGTGTTAGTCAATGCAGGCTTATTAGATATGGATGCAAAGGGCAATATTAACCCCAATGCGCCGTTAACACGTGGAGAAATGGCGAAGATTTTAGCTACAGCATTTGACTTAAAAGGCACGAAACACCCTCTTACAGATGTTTCATCGAAGTACAGTAGTTATGTTGCAGCGTTATATGAAAATGATGTAACGACAGGCTATGAAGATAAAACGTTTAAAGAAAAAGGGTCATTAACACGTGCACATTATGCAGTGTTTATGTATCGTGCAATGGGCTTGCAGAAAGTAGGTGGTGATACTGCACAAAAGCCAACAACACCATCGAAAAAAATCTCAATGAGTAGTACAGAAAAGGAAATTAATGATTATATCAAGTCAAGCAAATTATTTGCTAATGGCATTACAACTAGCTCAATTCACTTAAATGAGTTTAAGGGCTATAAACAAGTCATCGTCAATTCAGAAGATATTTTAGGTGGCACAGATTTAAAGGTGACAAAATTATTAGCAGGAATTTTTTTATTCAATCAAGATGGTTGGAAACCTGTTGATAAGCTTTCATCAGCACAAGTGAGCTATAAGAGTAATTATTCCAAAGAAACTCAAAAAATTTCTTTTGATTACACATTGCCTCAGTCACAAGAAGTAGCAAAACGTATTTTAGCAACAGTGTTCTCAGGAGAAATTGACACATTTGAACTCGGACGTATCATTGATGAAAAAGTAGCAGAAGGTTTAGCTAATACAGATAAGCAATTTCGAAATATAGAACATATCGAGATGGGTAATTTTAAAATTCGATTAGGTGTCGATAGAGATGGAGAAGCAAACCATTTTTGGATGGACATCAAACAATAAAATAAAGTAAACGAAAAGGTGAAGAGAGATGAAAAAATATTTTTCGATTCTTTTAATATTTACCCTTGTGTTTAGTAGCTTTCCTCCTCAACTATTTGGGGAGGTTTTTTCATCTACAAAAACACAAGCTGCTAATGAAGTGCCATTTTATGACGGTACAAGTAATCTAGTAATTGAATATTTAATTCCAGGAGGGGACCTAGAATTTAAACGTGTAGACAGCAAAGGCTTATCAGGGGCGCAATATTTGGGGGACTTTCGTTATGCGACCATTTATGATGGAAAATTAACAAGTAGTCCATCAAGCGATAATACAACCTTTAATGTCAATGGAAAATCTGTTAGAGCTTATGCAGGTGATAAGTGGTATCACATTGTACCTATTAGTTTAGGAACAGCTCGCAATTTAATTCGTGTAGAGGATTTAACAGAAAATGAATTCATTAACCGTTATGGTGGAAGTGCTAAAGGATATAAAGAATTAAGAGAATACGAAGTAATAGATACGAAAGGCGGGGGATATGGGTACTTCTACTACATTGGTAATGTTGTAAAATTAGCTGGTGGCTATGCTGAAAATACAAGTGCGAGCTTTGATAGCACCAACCCTACACGCTTACGTATTTTACGTACAGCTCATCCTAATATCTCAAGCTTCACGGTTAGTGCAACAAATACAGATGTCGGAAAGCCTGTGACATTTGATTTCACAGCATTTGAGTACAATTACGGTGGCAATAAGCTTGATTATACATTAATTATTACGGATGCAGAAGGAAAAGAAGTAGGGCGTAAAGTGCAATCTGTCACATCCACAAAAAATACTTCAGGTGGTTTAGCGACACAAGACCGTGCACATACAGGAAAGTATGAAGGGAAAACAATCTTCTCCTTCACGCCTGCAACAGCAGGCAAATTTACAGCAACATTGACAGTAACTGACGGTGTTTATCGTTCTTCAACAGCTTTAGTAAAAACATTCACAGCTAAGCAAAAAGGGCAAGCCTATTTAGAGGTGACACCACCAAGCATTACAATTCCTGTGGATCATAAAGCGACTTACCAAGCATTTTACACGGATGCTGCGGGTAAACGTACAGAAGTAACAGATAAAGCTACGTGGAAGGCTATTAAAACAGATATAGCAGCTACATCAGAAAAAGGAGTATTTACAGGTTTAAAGGAAGGCGAAACACGTGTTGAGGCAACTTATCAAGGAGCTAAGGATCAAGCAGAATTAATCGTATCGTCTACACCAGCAACGGAAGAACCAGAGCCCGAGCCTGATGAGCCGAATATACCGCCAACTGTAGAGTTAATTGTGCCTACTGAAGTGACAGTTGGACAAAAGTTTTGCGCTGTAGCAAATGCACATGATGAGGATGGTGAAATTGTAGCGTATGGATGGGATTACACAGGTCGTGGAGATCCAACAGGTAGACAAACGTGTGGGCTATATTATGAGTCGGAGGGAGAAAAAACTGTAACCGTTGTGGTAAGGGATGATGATGGTGATACGGCGCAAGATACGAAGACAATTCTTGTAACAAAGCCGATGCCTAATGCACACTTTGTGGCAAGTGGTACATTCAAGGAAAACCGCAAAATTAGCATTGAAGCTGCACATCCTTATGATGAAAATGATGCAGCTTTAAAAGCATATCCGATTGTAAAGCAAACTTGGTCAATTATGACTGTTGATCCAGCAAAGCAAGACAAATTAAGAATCGTACAAGATATTAGTGGGAATGTGCCACATACTCAAATAATTGATATGTTGCTCAAAACAACAGGTGAAATTCGTATAACACGATATGTAGAAAATAGCGTAGGAGACCATGCAACATATACAGTGACGCTAAATGTCATTCCTGATCTTGAGCCAGTTGCCGATTTTAAGGTAGCGTCAACGATATTCAGAGAACCCATTAATGAAACAGCAGCACAAGCAACTATTGAAATTCAAGATAAATCTTATTCGACAGATGATATGATTCAGAAACGAATTTGGAGAGTAGCACATGATTCGAATAATGATGGACGTTTTGATGATGAGCAATTCGTTGTGTTTGACGAAAACAATGCAGAGCTAGCTAAATATCTGACATCTAAGGTCGGAAAATATCAAATTGAATTAGAGGTATTTGAAAAGTACATTCACGAAACAATACCAGAATTTGTAGATTTAACATTTAACAAAGCAACAACTGATTTACGTCATGGCAATACAGATAGCAAGGCAATAACAACTAAAGTTGTAGAAGTTGATAACCTAGCACCAGTTGCCACGGTAGGGTTTAAAGATCAAAAACAAACAGTTGAAGTGCAGTATGATGTGGTTGATTCTCCATACAATGAGGCTCAATTAAAAGAGATGACTCCATACCTAAATAATTTGCTTGAAAAGCATAATTTACAAGCAAACATTACTTTTGCGACAAACAAAAAGCATGAACATCAGGTTTTTTCCGATGGTTATGATAAAAGCTATATCATAGATAGTGATGGCAAGGCTTATGGTATGGGTGACGGTATTATTGGTAACGGTAGTGCTACTGGTGTACTAGATGCCAATGGCAATATGATTGCACCTTACGTTGAAATTCCTTTACCCGGTAGAGTACGTCAAATAACCGCTACGAATAGTTATGCAACACATTTCCTACTGGAAAATGGGGATGTGTATGGTGTAGGTAGTAATAAAATGACTATTTCATCTAGATACGATAAAAATGGGAACTATATAACCTCATTTCCTGAACAAATAGACGTAGGGGCTATAGGCGATGGAACAATGATACCTAGATATTCACCTGTTAAAATTAATTTTCCAGATAAAGTAGTAAAAATGGATAGTATGAAACATGTAACAGTTTTCTTATTAGCTAATGGAGATGTATATGCAATAGGAAATGTTACTCAAAATGCATCAAGTAATGTGCATAATCCGTTGATTGATTTTAATAAAGACGAATTAAAAAAACCTGCTGACATCCCTAGAAACTTAAAACTACCTGTTAAGGTAAAGGATTTAGCGATAGGAAAGTCTAGGGATAGCAGCTTCTTAATGTATTATATGATTATAATTGACCATAACGATGTAGCATATGGCTTGGGCGACAGTCGGAGTTGGGGAAGGACGCAAGACATTTCATATGTGAGATGGGAAAGGTTACCTGAACAATTACAAGGCTTGAAAAAGGCAACCAAAACGACTAACTATGCTGGGTCATTTGGTGGAGCCACTGATTATCTAAATTTGTATATTAAGAAAGATGGTAATTTAATACGTGCTCATCGCACAGGATTATATGGTAATAATCAGATTGGATATACTTTCAATATTCCTGAAAAAATAAAAGATTTTTCAACAACCTATGAGGGGTACTCCACTCTTTTCTTAACTGAAATGAATGAATTATATGCAGTGGGAAATAATTGGAATGGAGAGTTGGGCTTTCCGATGGGTACTAGCTTTCCTTATTACAGTAATGAGTGGGTAACTGACTATATATACTCACCAATGAAAGTACCTTTAGCATTTAAAGTACAACAGGTTTCAATGGGGCATCAGTTCACTCATGTAGTTGCTGAAAATGGTAATTTATACGCTGTAGGACAAAATAAAAATGCGAATTTAGGTATTGCCACAAAAGCAGATGTGCCACAATTCACCAGAATCGGAGGTTTCAACATTCAATTCAGAAGGAGCGCTGAATTCAAGCAGCAGCCTTCTCCAATGTATATGACAACGTTCGGCACTAAGGCTTTAACAGTAGACGACATACAAGATAAGATAAAAAATTCAAGAGGCTACTATGTGGGTATCACAACAGAAAATAATCGTACATCTGTAAATACAGTTGTACAAAATAATAATGGTAAGGGCACATATTTAAACATTGGTACAGCACATAATGATGCAAATTTAAGAGCTAAAATTGAAGATTTAGCGAATTACATTATTAGTACACAAAATAATAATGCTGTAGAAGTTGAGTTTTTACTTGATACATCGACAGGTATTAGTCAAGCTACACTGGAAAGCAAAGTCAATTCAATTGTAAAATCAACAATTAATAACAATTCTTCTGTACCGTTTGAAGCACGTGTACGTGTCTTAACAAATGATTACCAATTTAATAATGTACAACTAAACGCTAAAAATAAATTTGTCGTAGCTGTGAAAAATAATGCGTATACAACGGACTTGGAAAAGCATCTTATCGCGACAAATCTTGTCAATAATGCGCATTTTTTAGGCGTGGGCTTAGCTGTTAATAAAGGAACAATTGACCGAGTGATTGCAAAGTCAATGCACAAGGGTACGTATATTAATAATGCAAGTATTGATGCGGCTCTTAATGAGATTTCCACATATATTTTAAATGAAATCGAAAGCAGTAGAGGTATCACAGAGCTATTTATGACTACTGAGGGACAAGTGGATTATGAAGCTCAATTCTCAGATTATGAAAAGGATGATTTATTTAAAAGCTATTGGAAATTCGATCACCAGTTAAATTTCTTTGAAAGCGAGAATGGGATTATTGCTGATAATCTACAGCAAAGACAAAACCCATATCGTCATTTCGGATTGACAGGGCGTTATCAGGTGTTTTATGCAGCACAGGATGATCCATTAACGCGTTATTTTGCACCGAATACGTTTGCCCCATTTGTTGATTATCGAAAGTGGTCAAATGAGGCAGATAATCTAAAAATATATGTGCATAAAATGCCATCAGCTGAGTTTACATTTACCATTGATGAAGCGACAGGCAAGCTTGATGTGGATTCGGTAGCACATGACGAAGACAAAGCGAGTATTAATGTCGGGTTTGGTAATGGTCTACAGTCGCAGTATTTTGATTATCGTATAGAGGGTGGCGAGTGGGTAGATGGTGTACCAAGTCACCTAGAAGTGGGTGTAAAAGTAGAGGTACGAAATCGCGTCATCGATTTTCAAGGGAAGGCTGCTGAAGTCATCAAAACGTTATCGTTAGATAATTTGCCTCCTGTAGCAAAATTCGAAACAGACAAACCGATTTATGTTGTAGGTGACTATATTGTTCTTAAAAACACTTCCTACGATCCGAATAATGACAATCTAATAGCGGAGTGGTCGTATAAGCTAAAAGAAAAATCAACCTATACATCATTAGGGACAGGGAAATTCATTTCAGGAACTGCTAAAGAAGGCTGGCATACAGCGATACCTCGTATTGCGTGTGAAAAGCAGGTAAATGAATCTTGTTTTTATGATATTAAACTAAAAGTGACAGATACACATGGATTGTCGGATGAGGTTGTACAAACTGTAGAAGTACAAAATTTAGCAAAAATAATTGAAGTAGCAGAGGGTACTGTTTATTGGGAATTACAACGACTACAGCCAAACGAAGATAGTTATGTTGTAATGAACATGAACTTTGAAATACCTGAAGACAAGCATTATGCAATACAAAAGCCATTACACACTTTGTTGTATGGCTCAAATAAAATTTCGCAGGAAAAAGCGATTAGAATTTCTGTACCAGGTGCAAGTGTTAAAGGACAAACGATGGCATATGAATTCACTTATGAATATGCTGAAGAACCAATTGGCTGGAAGGAAACCAACTGTGTTAATGGCATTTGCGAATGGGAATTTGATTATATGCCTGATTGGGAAAAGGTGCAGGTAGTATCATTAAAAGGCTCTTTAGCGATTGACCATTCTATGAAAGATATAATTCAGGCTGATACATTTTCAGAAATTTTGACGAAACAATGGATTGTGGGGCGTCAAGCTGAATGGGACGTAGTAACTGAAGAACTTGTTCGTTCCGATGTATACCACGAAAGTTACAAGCAGGCTGTAGACAGTGTATATGAAGATCATATTCAATTAAAAACGCAAACAATGATGCCAATGACACCAGGTACATTACGTTATCAAGTAACATTACCTTCAGCGGCACACCAAGCAGATACGTTTTATCCATTAAAAAATACACAAAGCTACGGAACATATGTAGCAGCAGAATTGGATGATAGCCTTCAGGCGGAATTTGCAGATGGGGTAAAACTACAACAATTACCTTTTGAGGATAAAGGATTAACAGGTTCAAATCGTATCTTTGAAGCGAATTATGTATCTGATTTATTCTTTATTACAAAATCACTAGGTTTTATGTCTGGTTATCCGTATGCTGAGCAGGTGCAACAAGCGATTGTAAATAATCAACCGCTCCCAACTTATGAGCATGTTATGCGAGAAGGAATGAAAAAGGGCGAGGCCGATTTTGCGCGTTATACTGAAGGCACAGTACCGTTCAAGGATGATTGGATGTATACAGAGGATGAGTCGCAATTAGCTTCTTTACAGCGTTATGCGATTCCTGTTACACCGCTCTCTGAGCTTCATCCACATGAAGTGTATGAAAATACGTTTGAGCTAGTCGATATGGGCCTAAATGATGTGCGTTTCAAGTTTAATCAAACATTTACTTTTGAGCATTATCTGTTTGGGTCTGGCTATGATGATGCCTGGATTATTGCACAAATGGAATCACTTGGGCGGGTCGAAAAGGAGCAAATCGCCGGTACATTTATTATGACACGCCAACAAGTTCACGAGTTGGCCAAGCTTTATTATGAGCGTATGGAGAAACCATACTATAAAATTCATAATTTCCGCTATTTCGATCGTACTTACCCTGATCAAGTAAAGGAGATTTTAAATAATTAATTAGTTTAAACATAGGGATTCACCAAAAATGGTGAGTCCTTTTTCTTTTCATAAATAAGCAGAGAGAGGAGAGATTTGGCTGTGAACGATCAAGAAATAATTGAAAAACATAAATTGTTAGATTCTATCTTGCATGTTAACGATGGCTTCATGTGGCAAGATGTGTTACGAGCATTGGGCAGCGGTATTGTAATATCTCTTAGCTGGTTTAATCGAATGCTAGAAACGGTAGTAACCAAAATCATAACACTAAATGACTTTTATAGTACAGGAGCAGTAGGGGAGTTTATGGATAAGGCGCGACCTTTTATTTGGGTCGTGTTTTTTATTGCAATTTTAATACTTGGGTTTCAATTTATGATGAACAAAGTTGAAAAACGCAATGAAGTTCTATTGAATATTGTGTTAGCACTATGTTTTATCGTTATTATTCCTGATTTGATGTCTAATATGAAGGAAATTATCGGAGCTGGAATAGAACAAATTAAACCTGAGAAAGAATCATTAGCTAGCAACATGATTAAAAGTAATGTAGCAGATGTTCTCTATTATGCAGAGAATGATTTTCAATTTTCTAACGGCAGGGGAGATGCCAATACACTACCTCGACCAGAGAATAAAGAAGATGGCTCAGGTACTTCAGATTATACGTATGCCAACAGGTTTTCAGCGAGTTCAGCGCTTTATATACCATTCACACAAAAGCTAGATTTTCATGAGGATGATGGATGGTTATTTAAAGCCGATTGGGTAAGGGGATTAAGTAACTCTACAAAAGAGGTGTTAAAAACAAAATCAGTGCCAACTGGCGTTGGTAATAGTTATCAAGTAGAAGAACTCGCAAAAAATAAGATTAGAGGAACTGAAATTGGGAGAGAAACATACTATCGCTATCACGTCAATTGGTTTACTTTAATTATTTCATTACTTGTAACAAGCTTTGCATTAGCTGTTACAGCGATTAAAATTGGTCGGTCAATTTTTGATTTAGCATTTCATCAGATTTTTGGGGTGTTTATAGCAGCTAGTGATTTGACAGGAGGTCAACGGACAAAAAAAGTGCTTGTTGAAATTGTTAATACCTTTGTAGTAATGGTTGTGATGATTGCTTTACTGCAATTGTTTATTCTTTTTGCGAATTGGGCGAATAGTTGGCGTTATGAAATTGGTACATGGGGTGTAATCATTCTGTTAATTGCAGGAGCATGGGCACTAATCGATGCGCCAGATATTGTACAACGTCAACTAGGTATTGATGCGGGATTGCGTAATGGATGGCAAGCGATGATGGGTGCATATGCTGCGAGTAAAGTAGCTTCAGGAGGCGCAAAAGCTTTAGGGAATGCAGCTAAGAAAACAGCATCTGCGACTGGTGGGGGAATGAATTTTATGCGTAGAATGGCTGAAGGAATGCGGACACCGACGCCAAACGAAAACCATCAACGAAATGGAGCAAGTATACCAAATATGCCAGGTAG harbors:
- a CDS encoding PKD domain-containing protein, which translates into the protein MKKYFSILLIFTLVFSSFPPQLFGEVFSSTKTQAANEVPFYDGTSNLVIEYLIPGGDLEFKRVDSKGLSGAQYLGDFRYATIYDGKLTSSPSSDNTTFNVNGKSVRAYAGDKWYHIVPISLGTARNLIRVEDLTENEFINRYGGSAKGYKELREYEVIDTKGGGYGYFYYIGNVVKLAGGYAENTSASFDSTNPTRLRILRTAHPNISSFTVSATNTDVGKPVTFDFTAFEYNYGGNKLDYTLIITDAEGKEVGRKVQSVTSTKNTSGGLATQDRAHTGKYEGKTIFSFTPATAGKFTATLTVTDGVYRSSTALVKTFTAKQKGQAYLEVTPPSITIPVDHKATYQAFYTDAAGKRTEVTDKATWKAIKTDIAATSEKGVFTGLKEGETRVEATYQGAKDQAELIVSSTPATEEPEPEPDEPNIPPTVELIVPTEVTVGQKFCAVANAHDEDGEIVAYGWDYTGRGDPTGRQTCGLYYESEGEKTVTVVVRDDDGDTAQDTKTILVTKPMPNAHFVASGTFKENRKISIEAAHPYDENDAALKAYPIVKQTWSIMTVDPAKQDKLRIVQDISGNVPHTQIIDMLLKTTGEIRITRYVENSVGDHATYTVTLNVIPDLEPVADFKVASTIFREPINETAAQATIEIQDKSYSTDDMIQKRIWRVAHDSNNDGRFDDEQFVVFDENNAELAKYLTSKVGKYQIELEVFEKYIHETIPEFVDLTFNKATTDLRHGNTDSKAITTKVVEVDNLAPVATVGFKDQKQTVEVQYDVVDSPYNEAQLKEMTPYLNNLLEKHNLQANITFATNKKHEHQVFSDGYDKSYIIDSDGKAYGMGDGIIGNGSATGVLDANGNMIAPYVEIPLPGRVRQITATNSYATHFLLENGDVYGVGSNKMTISSRYDKNGNYITSFPEQIDVGAIGDGTMIPRYSPVKINFPDKVVKMDSMKHVTVFLLANGDVYAIGNVTQNASSNVHNPLIDFNKDELKKPADIPRNLKLPVKVKDLAIGKSRDSSFLMYYMIIIDHNDVAYGLGDSRSWGRTQDISYVRWERLPEQLQGLKKATKTTNYAGSFGGATDYLNLYIKKDGNLIRAHRTGLYGNNQIGYTFNIPEKIKDFSTTYEGYSTLFLTEMNELYAVGNNWNGELGFPMGTSFPYYSNEWVTDYIYSPMKVPLAFKVQQVSMGHQFTHVVAENGNLYAVGQNKNANLGIATKADVPQFTRIGGFNIQFRRSAEFKQQPSPMYMTTFGTKALTVDDIQDKIKNSRGYYVGITTENNRTSVNTVVQNNNGKGTYLNIGTAHNDANLRAKIEDLANYIISTQNNNAVEVEFLLDTSTGISQATLESKVNSIVKSTINNNSSVPFEARVRVLTNDYQFNNVQLNAKNKFVVAVKNNAYTTDLEKHLIATNLVNNAHFLGVGLAVNKGTIDRVIAKSMHKGTYINNASIDAALNEISTYILNEIESSRGITELFMTTEGQVDYEAQFSDYEKDDLFKSYWKFDHQLNFFESENGIIADNLQQRQNPYRHFGLTGRYQVFYAAQDDPLTRYFAPNTFAPFVDYRKWSNEADNLKIYVHKMPSAEFTFTIDEATGKLDVDSVAHDEDKASINVGFGNGLQSQYFDYRIEGGEWVDGVPSHLEVGVKVEVRNRVIDFQGKAAEVIKTLSLDNLPPVAKFETDKPIYVVGDYIVLKNTSYDPNNDNLIAEWSYKLKEKSTYTSLGTGKFISGTAKEGWHTAIPRIACEKQVNESCFYDIKLKVTDTHGLSDEVVQTVEVQNLAKIIEVAEGTVYWELQRLQPNEDSYVVMNMNFEIPEDKHYAIQKPLHTLLYGSNKISQEKAIRISVPGASVKGQTMAYEFTYEYAEEPIGWKETNCVNGICEWEFDYMPDWEKVQVVSLKGSLAIDHSMKDIIQADTFSEILTKQWIVGRQAEWDVVTEELVRSDVYHESYKQAVDSVYEDHIQLKTQTMMPMTPGTLRYQVTLPSAAHQADTFYPLKNTQSYGTYVAAELDDSLQAEFADGVKLQQLPFEDKGLTGSNRIFEANYVSDLFFITKSLGFMSGYPYAEQVQQAIVNNQPLPTYEHVMREGMKKGEADFARYTEGTVPFKDDWMYTEDESQLASLQRYAIPVTPLSELHPHEVYENTFELVDMGLNDVRFKFNQTFTFEHYLFGSGYDDAWIIAQMESLGRVEKEQIAGTFIMTRQQVHELAKLYYERMEKPYYKIHNFRYFDRTYPDQVKEILNN